A single Capra hircus breed San Clemente chromosome 13, ASM170441v1, whole genome shotgun sequence DNA region contains:
- the ZNF217 gene encoding zinc finger protein 217 has product MAGTERTGRRRARLPGRGRGLAAPPTRARTPASPPGAPRPVPGSPGLLPIPEQAVHRAAFPGCFGSFLDLRRLEEYTLSFEFLQQIFGLVLKPRATGCVSDKSLTSGLIPTPEIPQADSNFIYNPQETGSMPTQSLLVYMDGPEVIGNPLGAQMELDGATPVKGAAAAPFRAAQEKSAAQAGGHSPLDCMFCSQSFARSEDLSRHVLLQHRPTLCEPAVLRVEAEYLSPLDKVQVRSEPPKDKSCKESEELSCEVCGQTFRVAFDVEVHMKKHKDSFTYGCHMCGRRFKEPWFLKNHMRTHTGKSGAKSRLQPGLESPATINEVVQEPAAEGVSSPYKICMVCGFLFPNKESLIDHRKMHTKEAASGPRGPQAEAPREGVPSPGAELLQFLNLRPASPAEVAKKPAKWIPQLDPFTTYQAWQLATKGKVAVCREAKEQQQPGQEGSTDNDESCSDREEPGEAWSGSRGQPGGSGKPRAGRGGCPGPSHDKEKSRLPHGEVPSVDADPKLASSKEKPTHCAECGKAFRTYHQLVLHSRVHKKERRADAGSPPAAADGRQPRTCSPELPPTLEDSGALDREAGSEDGSEDGLPDGLHLDKNDDGGKMKHLTSSRECSYCGKFFRSNYYLNIHLRTHTGEKPYKCEFCDYAAAQKTSLRYHLERHHKDKQTDAAADGKSDGRPQEAEDALLTADSAQTKNLKRCFDGAKDVKGSPPAKQLKGMAPASQSVLGGALLAAVHREPQDLSGDAVDDGAEKPSKAPGPAYLDALKKRPPADPQASPLVCRTEAATAARHAQLGPPEKRAADAGCQEKPLNLSLGAPHGGAGAPLGRSVTASSTCPFCTFKTFYPEVLTMHQRLEHKYHPDAHKSCRGRAALRSRRTGCPPALLGKDVPPLPGAFRPKPRPAAPAQPKPAPAERPAPGAQGPSRAPPPAGADSTLAPSNLKALRPLPPPGLGVPGPGPARTPPEAPPCKAGLEKARRPEPQPAADTTRSDGPWAPARDYACGRGGAEPGEPLPKRPRVAPEPPCAPCRRPPELPQYLRLRAARAPARPRPAPGPAFAALLPCAPAAAAALEGKRPVSYQHLSSSMLQKRNYENFIGNAHYRPNDKKT; this is encoded by the exons ATGGCCGGGACCGAGCGCACGGGCCGGCGGAGGGCGCGTCTACCGGGCCGAGGGAGGGGCTTGGCCGCGCCGCCGACCCGGGCGCGCACCCCGGCCAGCCCCCCAGGCGCCCCCAGACCGGTCCCCGGGAGTCCCGGGCTTTTGCCCATCCCAGAGCAGGCGGTGCACCGGGCCGCGTTTCCTGGAT gtTTTGGAAG CTTCCTGGACTTGCGGAGACTAGAGGAATACAcactttcttttgaatttttacaaCAAATATTTGGTCTGGTTTTGAAGCCTCGGGCTACTGGGTGCGTGAGTGACAAGTCTTTGACAAGTGGCCTTATTCCAACTCCAGAGATTCCTCAAGCAGATTCTAACTTTATATACAATCCTCAGGAGACAGGAAGCATGCCAACCCAATCGCTCTTGGTGTATATGGATGGACCGGAAGTGATCGGCAATCCCCTTGGCGCCCAAATGGAGCTCGATGGCGCCACGCCGGTCAAAGGCGCCGCGGCGGCGCCCTTCCGAGCCGCGCAGGAGAAGAGCGCCGCGCAGGCGGGGGGGCACTCGCCGCTGGACTGCATGTTCTGCAGCCAGAGCTTCGCGCGCTCCGAGGACCTCAGCAGACACGTCCTGCTGCAGCACCGGCCCACCCTCTGCGAGCCTGCCGTCCTGCGCGTCGAGGCGGAGTATCTCAGTCCTCTGGACAAGGTTCAGGTGCGCAGCGAGCCTCCCAAGGACAAGAGCTGCAAGGAGAGCGAAGAGCTGAGCTGCGAAGTGTGCGGGCAGACGTTCCGCGTGGCTTTCGACGTCGAGGTCCACATGAAGAAGCACAAAGACTCGTTCACGTACGGGTGTCACATGTGCGGCCGGCGGTTCAAGGAGCCCTGGTTTCTGAAGAACCACATGCGGACGCACACGGGCAAGTCGGGGGCGAAGAGCAGGCTGCAGCCCGGCCTGGAGAGCCCGGCGACCATCAACGAGGTGGTGCAGGAGCCGGCGGCCGAGGGCGTCTCCTCGCCGTACAAGATCTGCATGGTCTGCGGCTTTCTGTTTCCAAATAAAGAAAGCCTCATCGATCACCGGAAGATGCACACCAAAGAAGCTGCTTCCGGGCCCCGCGGCCCGCAGGCCGAAGCCCCGCGGGAAGGCGTGCCGTCGCCGGGGGCGGAGCTGCTGCAGTTCCTGAACCTGAGACCCGCGTCCCCTGCCGAGGTCGCCAAGAAGCCGGCCAAGTGGATACCTCAGCTGGACCCGTTCACCACCTACCAGGCCTGGCAGCTGGCCACCAAGGGCAAGGTGGCCGTGTGCCGAGAGgcgaaggagcagcagcagccgggCCAGGAGGGCAGCACGGACAACGACGAGTCGTGCTCCGACAGGGAGGAGCCGGGGGAGGCCTGGAGCGGCAGCAGGGGCCAGCCGGGAGgctctgggaagcccagggcgGGTAGAGGCGGCTGCCCCGGCCCCTCCCACGACAAGGAGAAGTCCAGACTCCCCCATGGCGAAGTGCCTTCTGTGGACGCGGACCCCAAGTTGGCCAGTAGTAAGGAGAAGCCGACGCACTGTGCCGAGTGTGGCAAAGCCTTCCGGACCTACCACCAGCTGGTGTTGCACTCGCGTGTGCACAAGAAAGAGCGCAGGGCCGACGCCGGCTCGCCCCCCGCCGCCGCGGACGGCAGGCAGCCCAGGACATGCTCCCCGGAGCTGCCGCCCACCCTGGAGGACAGCGGGGCCCTGGACCGGGAGGCTGGGTCCGAAGATGGCTCCGAGGACGGGCTCCCAGACGGGCTGCACCTGG atAAAAATGATGATGGAGGGAAAATGAAGCATCTTACATCCTCAAGAGAATGTAGTTATTGTGGAAAGTTTTTCCGTTCAAATTATTACCTCAATATTCATCTCAGAACGCATACAG GTGAAAAACCATACAAATGTGAATTCTGTGACTACGCTGCAGCGCAGAAGACCTCCTTGCGGTATCACCTGGAGAGACATCACAAGGACAAGCAGACGGACGCTGCCGCAGACGGCAAGAGCGACGGGAGACCCCAGGAGGCCGAAGATGCACTCCTAACCGCCGACAGCGCGCAAAccaaaaatttgaaaagatgtttCGACGGTGCCAAAGATGTTAAAGGCAGCCCACCGGCAAAGCAGCTGAAGGGGATGGCCCCCGCCTCTCAGAGCGTCCTGGGCGGCGCCCTGCTGGCGGCAGTGCACAGGGAACCTCAGGATCTCAGCGGGGATGCAGTGGACGACGGTGCCGAGAAGCCGAGCAAGGCCCCCGGCCCCGCTTACTTGGACGCCTTGAAGAAGAGGCCGCCCGCGGACCCTCAGGCCAGCCCCCTGGTGTGCAGGACCGAGGCGGCCACGGCGGCCCGCCACGCGCAGCTGGGGCCCCCGGAGAAGCGGGCGGCCGACGCAGGCTGCCAGGAGAAGCCGCTAAACCTGTCGCTCGGCGCCCCGCACGGGGGCGCGGGGGCGCCTCTGGGCAGGAGCGTGACCGCCAGCAGCACCTGCCCGTTCTGCACCTTCAAGACCTTCTACCCGGAGGTGCTGACGATGCACCAGAGGCTGGAGCACAAGTACCACCCCGACGCGCACAAGAGCTGCCGGGGCAGGGCTGCGCTGCGCAGCCGGCGGACGGGCTGCCCGCCGGCCCTGCTGGGCAAGGACGTGCCCCCGCTGCCCGGTGCCTTCAGGCCCAAGCCGCGGCCCGCCGCCCCGGCGCAACCCAAGCCCGCGCCGGCCGAGCGGCCCGCGCCCGGCGCCCAGGGGCCCAGCAGAGCCCCGCCGCCCGCGGGCGCCGACAGCACTTTAGCCCCCAGCAACCTCAAGGCGCTGCGCCCGCTGCCACCGCCCGGCCTCGGGGTTCCGGGGCCCGGTCCTGCCCGCACGCCGCCCGAAGCACCGCCCTGCAAGGCAGGCCTGGAGAAGGCGCGGCGGCCGGAGCCGCAGCCCGCCGCCGACACCACCAGGAGCGACGGCCCCTGGGCGCCCGCGCGGGACTATGCGTGCGGCCGCGGTGGCGCTGAGCCGGGGGAGCCGCTGCCCAAGCGGCCGCGGGTCGCGCCGGAGCCGCCCTGCGCGCCGTGCCGCCGGCCGCCCGAGCTGCCGCAGTACC TGCGCCTGCGCGCCGCCCGCGCCCCCGCgcgcccgcgccccgcgcccgggCCCGCCTTCGCCGCGCTGCTGCCCTGCGCGCCCGCTGCTGCCGCCGCGCTGGAAG GAAAAAGGCCTGTGTCCTATCAACACTTATCTAGCAGCATGCTACAAAAGAGGAACTATGAGAATTTTATTGGGAACGCACATTACCGACCAAATGACAAAAAAACTTGA